One Janthinobacterium sp. TB1-E2 genomic region harbors:
- a CDS encoding RecT family recombinase, giving the protein MNAVTQESRNATQTTQSAGALAPRTAGQMILDVAHMDSMVRLADIMASGKATLPPAYRNSPGDCLAVIMQAISWQMNPFAVAQKTHFINGNIGYEAQLVHAAITASGILTQDDFDYEYYGQWENVIGKYEIKKNDKGEYRAPAWYLSDEIGLGVRVSATIRATGKVKVLDLLLAQARTRNSTLWADDPKQQLSYLAVKKWARQYAPGVILGVYTPDELEADYREPVDITPPATSANARGTQDLLPECTDELFKEKTPEWRQIILSKKKTPDQLIAFLSTRATFTEAQKITIDSWSREND; this is encoded by the coding sequence ATGAACGCAGTTACCCAAGAAAGCCGCAACGCCACGCAGACAACGCAGTCCGCAGGCGCGCTGGCACCCCGCACCGCTGGCCAGATGATCCTGGACGTCGCCCACATGGATAGCATGGTCCGCCTGGCCGACATCATGGCATCGGGCAAAGCAACTTTGCCGCCGGCATACCGCAATTCCCCGGGCGACTGCCTAGCGGTCATTATGCAGGCGATTTCCTGGCAGATGAATCCCTTCGCAGTGGCGCAGAAGACCCACTTCATCAACGGCAATATCGGGTATGAGGCGCAACTGGTCCATGCTGCGATCACGGCCTCCGGCATCCTGACCCAGGACGACTTCGACTACGAGTACTACGGCCAGTGGGAAAACGTCATTGGCAAGTACGAGATCAAGAAGAACGACAAGGGTGAATATCGTGCCCCGGCATGGTATTTGTCCGACGAAATTGGTTTGGGCGTCCGTGTTTCGGCCACGATCCGCGCCACCGGCAAGGTCAAGGTGTTGGACCTGCTGCTTGCGCAGGCGCGCACCCGCAACTCCACTCTCTGGGCCGACGACCCGAAACAGCAGCTGAGTTACCTCGCGGTGAAAAAGTGGGCGCGCCAGTATGCGCCAGGCGTAATCCTTGGCGTCTACACGCCGGACGAACTGGAAGCTGACTACCGCGAACCGGTCGATATCACACCTCCAGCAACGAGCGCCAACGCCAGAGGCACGCAAGATCTGTTGCCCGAATGCACCGATGAGCTTTTCAAGGAAAAGACGCCTGAATGGCGCCAGATCATCCTCTCCAAGAAGAAAACGCCGGATCAGCTGATCGCCTTCCTGAGCACTCGCGCCACATTCACCGAAGCGCAAAAAATAACCATCGACAGCTGGTCGCGCGAAAACGACTAA